One window of the Leishmania panamensis strain MHOM/PA/94/PSC-1 chromosome 16 sequence genome contains the following:
- a CDS encoding anti-silencing protein a-like protein (TriTrypDB/GeneDB-style sysID: LpmP.16.0010) yields the protein MTTRVELRKVQVLGPTSSKFDDPIRMHLVLEVFEKPPKDAIDVSFTWSPVWDFPVDQELDEMEVGPLTTLGRHEFTIESDPPNVADIPDPTGPTALIVSLKYKGQEFLHIGYNVIVTCDGDLPDVFTSTEQLTRHIGMCYPKVRHIAWDEATSASPSFSDSSSESASESGEGPTKRAKRERAVQS from the coding sequence ATGACGACGCGGGTGGAGCTACGTAAAGTGCAGGTGCTGGGTCCCACTTCCAGCAAGTTCGACGACCCGATTCGCATGCACCTCGTGCTTGAAGTGTTTGAAAAGCCGCCTAAAGACGCAATCGACGTATCCTTCACCTGGTCACCAGTGTGGGACTTCCCTGTTGACCAGGAGCTGGACGAGATGGAGGTGGGGCCTCTCACAACGCTCGGGAGGCACGAGTTCACTATCGAAAGCGATCCACCGAACGTGGCCGACATCCCAGATCCCACCGGTCCAACTGCCTTGATCGTGTCCCTCAAGTATAAGGGTCAAGAGTTTCTTCACATTGGGTACAACGTCATAGTGACCTGCGACGGTGACCTGCCCGATGTCTTCACCTCAACTGAGCAGCTCACCCGCCACATTGGAATGTGCTACCCCAAAGTACGCCACATTGCATGGGACGAAGCGACCTCTGCTTCACCATCGTTCTCTGATTCCAGCTCGGAGAGCGCCTCGGAAAGCGGGGAAGGTCCTACGAAGCGCGCTAAAAGAGAGCGTGCAGTGCAGTCCTAG
- a CDS encoding hypothetical protein (TriTrypDB/GeneDB-style sysID: LpmP.16.0020), whose product MFSTSAVRLRHRLFHSVRQNVPFHFNPVQSIFPLIYENNLLAKPRLSWKDFEGRKAFDADHPLPVVGTRLNERTTTHKWSHWDQYINPQITQSWRDLTPSPEYVGPRSGHNVIKMGWMKIGGSWKYSRSYNDARRGFAKGQWQERKMTPRFMLAPRVSAGGPRNRYEGKASFSRLSLSKLLWAVDTGRLNPNETITLYHLRHAKVIADREILWPGMVLLAGSVERVPYPMHVELQNASAKAIQLLEEAGGTFTNVYMSHQGLYEELHPEEFPTFMEQELPERKGLENFATHPRKRGWLAQWYEDEGRYAHPSAGRCSAHYVRPPTDRDFPATIEEYELAKHHQKWHLNQPGSATVLPWHSLNTADMARRSAGRL is encoded by the coding sequence AtgttctccacctccgccgtgcGACTGCGTCATCGCCTGTTTCACTCCGTGCGTCAAAATGTGCCTTTCCACTTCAACCCCGTGCAGTCAATCTTCCCGCTTATCTACGAGAACAACCTCCTCGCCAAACCACGCCTCAGCTGGAAGGACTTTGAGGGACGGAAAGCCTTCGACGCCGATCATCCCCTCCCCGTTGTGGGGACGCGACTCAATGAGCGCACCACTACGCACAAGTGGTCCCATTGGGATCAGTACATCAACCCGCAGATCACACAGAGTTGGAGAGATCTGACGCCGTCGCCTGAGTACGTTGGGCCACGCAGCGGTCACAACGTCATCAAGATGGGGTGGATGAAGATTGGCGGTAGCTGGAAGTACTCTCGTAGCTACAACGACGCACGACGTGGTTTTGCCAAGGGACAGTGGCAGGAGCGCAAGATGACGCCTCGCTTCATGCTGGCACCGCGCGTGTCCGCTGGGGGTCCGCGCAACCGGTACGAAGGCAAGGCGTCCTTTTCGCGCCTCAGCCTCAGCAAACTGCTCTGGGCTGTAGATACCGGCCGACTAAACCCGAATGAGACCATCACGCTCTATCACCTGCGCCATGCAAAGGTCATTGCGGACCGCGAAATTCTCTGGCCAGGTATGGTGCTGCTTGCCGGTAGCGTGGAGCGTGTCCCGTATCCGATGCACGTCGAGCTGCAGAATGCGTCTGCTAAGGCTATCCAGCTGCTCGAAGAGGCAGGTGGCACCTTCACAAACGTGTACATGTCGCACCAGGGTCTCTACGAGGAGCTCCACCCGGAGGAGTTCCCGACCTTTATGGAGCAGGAACTGccggagagaaaggggctCGAAAACTTCGCGACACATCCGCGGAAGCGCGGCTGGCTGGCACAGTGGTACGAGGACGAGGGCCGCTATGCCCATCCCAGTGCTGGACGATGCTCTGCCCACTATGTGCGGCCTCCGACCGATCGCGACTTCCCCGCCACCATCGAGGAGTACGAGCTAGCGAAgcaccaccagaagtggcaCCTGAACCAGCCTGGAAGCGCTACCGTTTTGCCGTGGCACTCCCTCAACACCGCTGACATGGCGCGGCGGTCAGCCGGTCGACTGTAG
- a CDS encoding adenylate kinase, putative (TriTrypDB/GeneDB-style sysID: LpmP.16.0030), whose protein sequence is MSIGSLSDITLQYLESKGIQFILDEAMHNVVLQMPEDPLAFLEKEFRRPTPVQVILTGPCGSGKTTLAAKLAAHYGIAHVSATVADVGDVAIPADMLGELKGLQQEGRGWVLDGFPQTRADAIQLQTSGISPQLLFELQVPPGVALERATAHAGASSKHTEAAAPIVKSYHLYDVRRTEIVTSYQPFYRAIDATVTADEVAANVMKAIDTLHLS, encoded by the coding sequence ATGTCTATCGGGAGCCTCTCCGATATCACGCTGCAGTACCTCGAGTCTAAGGGTATTCAGTTCATACTAGATGAGGCCATGCACAATGTGGTGCTTCAGATGCCCGAGGACCCACTCGCGTTCCTTGAGAAGGAGTTCCGCAGGCCCACCCCAGTTCAGGTCATTCTCACCGGCCCATGTGGCAGTGGGAAGACAACACTGGCAGCGAAGTTGGCTGCCCATTACGGCATCGCCCACGTCAGTGCAACTGTCGCAGATGTCGGGGACGTGGCGATACCCGCTGATATGCTGGGGGAACTGAAGGGTCTGCAACAAGAGGGTAGGGGCTGGGTGCTGGACGGTTTCCCGCAGACCCGCGCGGATGCTATTCAACTGCAGACGTCGGGGATATCGCCGCAGCTACTTTTTGAACTGCAGGTCCCACCAGGCGTAGCGCTGGAGCGCGCCACTGCTCATGCGGGTGCCTCATCCAAGCATACAGAAGCCGCTGCTCCTATCGTAAAGTCCTACCACCTCTACGATGTGCGCAGAACAGAGATCGTCACCTCCTACCAGCCGTTCTACCGCGCCATCGATGCCACTGTCACTGCAGACGAAGTCGCTGCGAATGTCATGAAGGCAATTGACACTCTGCATCTCTCGTGA
- the PRMT6 gene encoding arginine N-methyltransferase, type I (TriTrypDB/GeneDB-style sysID: LpmP.16.0040) — MQHQEDYASDASKDEQYFESYADLSVHKAMLRDRPRMNFYKTLLTDRSVVEGKVVVDVGSGSGILSCWAAQSGAAHVLSIEASSLAEVQRQIISDNGVAGRVTVIPCTVEEVVAAGVEVFLHTHPCVRLHGGVALVVSEWMGFYLFHECMLPSVIRARNFFREVNAALQSSLPVCMLPSNGRLLAAPITLKPYYAETFAAFWDSVDDVCLHALGKLDFQEHIEATSPLVDVMPPRALLHDGAVFWEGSFDTLSIDDLSSIVAARTFDFSTCITTASAKASLVETGHFTVDGFTLWFQVSYGDAVLDTSPLAPPTHWKQTTVLLPREFRDVQAVSFHDLYEQLELSLRLTAKDLAQRCYRIEFELN, encoded by the coding sequence ATGCAACACCAAGAGGACTACGCATCCGATGCCTCCAAGGATGAGCAATACTTTGAGAGCTATGCGGACCTCAGCGTCCACAAGGCCATGCTTCGCGACCGCCCACGCATGAACTTCTACAAGACACTGCTCACTGACAGGTCTGTTGTCGAGGGCAAGGTGGTCGTCGACGTGGGCTCTGGCTCGGGCATCTTATCCTGCTGGGCAGCCCAGTCAGGCGCCGCGCACGTACTTTCTATTGAGGCATCCTCCCTCGCGGAGGTACAGCGGCAAATCATTTCGGACAACGGTGTGGCCGGCCGCGTCACTGTAATCCCGTGCACCGTCGAGGAGGTTGTTGCTGCCGGTGTGGAGGTCTttctgcacacacacccgtgTGTCCGCCTTCACGGTGGCGTAGCGCTTGTAGTCTCAGAGTGGATGGGCTTCTACCTCTTCCACGAGTGCATGTTGCCGTCTGTCATACGAGCTCGTAATTTTTTCCGAGAGGTGAACGCAGCACTTCAGTCATCGCTCCCAGTCTGCATGCTCCCCTCCAACGGGCGACTCCTGGCTGCGCCCATCACACTCAAGCCCTACTACGCGGAGACCTTTGCTGCCTTTTGGGACAGCGTGGACGATGTCTGCCTGCACGCCCTCGGCAAGCTTGACTTCCAGGAGCACATCGAGGCCACATCGCCGTTGGTCGACGTCATGCCGCCGCGTGCTCTACTGCACGACGGTGCGGTCTTTTGGGAAGGCAGCTTTGACACCCTTTCCATTGACGACCTCTCTAGCAtcgtggcggcgcgcacCTTTGACTTCTCCACTTGCATcaccaccgcttccgcaAAGGCGAGCCTTGTCGAGACAGGCCATTTTACTGTGGACGGCTTTACTCTGTGGTTTCAGGTGAGTTACGGCGATGCCGTTCTTGATACGTCTCCGCTGGCCCCACCAACGCACTGGAAGCAGACTACAGTTCTCCTGCCGCGGGAGTTCCGTGATGTGCAGGCGGTATCGTTTCACGACCTCTATGAGCAGTTGGAGCTGAGCCTCCGACTTACGGCGAAAGACCttgcgcagcggtgctacAGGATTGAGTTTGAACTCAACTAG
- a CDS encoding hypothetical protein (TriTrypDB/GeneDB-style sysID: LpmP.16.0050), whose amino-acid sequence MFRYNNIVEKGEPHNKEIIDHVLDHVTEFPTPRVVPMGDGKVDCIVLENVLTHEECDQLIEACETVGYTFWLQKNHHDANGEAACDSASKAVRVVDTIEANFPNLSAKLYERISRVVSLESKCFSENMPNAEELFERDLAGTWVPHALSENLLFGRYRPGGHFMPHADGSTIVDLNTRSLYTLLIYLNDCSHGGETFVFSGEQCSVMYLDEEENRYRGNTARRVGAVYPKKGSAALFYCNLLHEGAPVVQGYKYICRADLLYRRTPSILTSEADVKAFNLYQEARLAESHGDAERACQLFQRVRRLSNGVAALFQID is encoded by the coding sequence ATGTTCAGGTACAACAACATTGTGGAGAAGGGCGAGCCCCACAACAAGGAGATCATCGACCACGTGTTAGACCATGTGACAGAGTTTCCGACACCGAGGGTGGTCCCCATGGGCGACGGCAAAGTCGACTGCATTGTGCTCGAGAACGTTTTGACGCACGAAGAGTGCGATCAGCTCATAGAGGCGTGCGAGACGGTCGGCTACACATTCTGGCTCCAGAAGAACCACCACGACGCCAACGGAGAAGCCGCGTGTGACAGTGCCTCGAAAGCGGTGCGCGTCGTTGACACCATCGAGGCGAACTTTCCGAACCTCTCGGCAAAGCTGTACGAGCGCATCTCCCGTGTCGTTTCCCTCGAGTCGAAGTGCTTTTCAGAAAATATGCCCAACGCTGAGGAGCTCTTCGAGCGTGACCTGGCCGGAACGTGGGTGCCACACGCGCTATCCGAGAACCTTCTCTTCGGCCGTTACCGCCCCGGCGGCCACTTCATGCCGCACGCCGACGGCTCCACCATTGTCGACCTCAATACCCGCTCCCTCTACACGCTCCTCATCTACCTCAACGACTGCTCGCATGGCGGAGAGACGTTTGTCTTTTCGGGCGAGCAGTGCAGCGTCATGTACctggatgaggaggagaaccgGTACCGCGGTAACACAGCGCGCCGAGTGGGCGCCGTGTACCCCAAGAAGGGCTCAGCCGCATTGTTCTACTGCAACCTGCTACACGAAGGGGCACCAGTGGTGCAGGGGTACAAGTACATCTGCCGCGCTGATTTGCTTTACCGTCGCACACCTTCCATTCTCACATCGGAGGCGGATGTGAAGGCGTTCAACCTGTACCAGGAGGCGCGTCTGGCCGAAAGCCACGGGGACGCTGAGCGGGCATGCCAGCTATTTCAGCGCGTGAGAAGGCTCTCCAATGGTGTCGCCGCCCTTTTTCAGATTGATTAG
- a CDS encoding hypothetical protein (TriTrypDB/GeneDB-style sysID: LpmP.16.0060), whose translation MSLTAISAKRVRRTWEPEDKAWNDDVLELPWEDVQPALHRASIFALKNVFFFSHATPVQALALRVLTQSGTSAVMEAATGSGKTLAFLLPIMERCVRSCEAYVRSHQRPPLSRHVLAVIFSPSRTLAEQTFVVGRNLAARYPFNIQFVLCDGIVQKPAAVLQHLQRGARGAGMILVTTPKDFDKLLPLLEESQKTAQSLSSDEVADVLAAQDEPTRQRYLARRKQVSTSMENDGLFGDGVRFYSTMEARFFVVLDEADLLYNSPDMRRTVEQFVATYRRTRNPVSPPPHRGRPAARKRPVTEKKSEQDRARLWMDFAFVGATVATSPLLNVYAEQICAECSSTLHMLALRSNSDFVSQLSNRFVVCDAANFLPYFVQLMNLHASKKHFVFFNNFRALLFVQRLLALLCQGVRPLLYIAKVFVMYEGMAESARIDQYNKFLTHVSRSDTTRKPKKALSDAEKKNQVFTSGWKRDGTVSMGTGAILLCTDIAAFGLDVRDVDYVYHFEPPATVQSYIHRVGRVGRMGMRGSSILLLPCNADSNQMQSSRERKTGSTRFHTVTNTKNPTAELHAPRINADSLPEERRAYVAELGKHSVLEEYNIPPFAPITSTLRNYITQDDKTLKLAKRAAISMCEDPEDKEGKAWFTPRLAVRALLLD comes from the coding sequence ATGTCCCTTACCGCCATCTCTGCCAAGCGCGTTCGGCGGACATGGGAGCCGGAGGACAAGGCGTGGAACGACGATGTGCTGGAGCTACCGTGGGAGGATGTTCAACCAGCGCTGCACCGGGCATCCATCTTCGCCTTGAAGAAtgtcttctttttttctcacGCAACCCCCGTGCAAGCCCTCGCGCTGCGCGTGCTCACGCAATCAGGAACGAGCGCTGTCATGGAGGCGGCAACGGGAAGCGGCAAAACACTCGCCTTTCTGCTTCCCATCATGGAGCGGTGTGTGCGATCCTGCGAGGCGTATGTGAGGTCACACCAGCGACCACCCTTGTCTCGTCACGTACTCGCTGTCATCTTTTCACCGTCGCGCACGCTGGCTGAGCAGACCTTTGTGGTCGGTCGCAACCTGGCGGCTCGCTACCCCTTCAACATCCAGTTCGTTCTGTGCGACGGCATTGTTCAGAAgcctgcggcagtgctgcagcacctccagcgcggAGCCCGTGGTGCGGGTATGATTCTCGTCACAACGCCGAAGGACTTCGACAAGCTGCTCCCACTACTGGAGGAGTCACAGAAGACGGCACAGAGCCTCTCCAGTGATGAAGTAGCTGATGTTCTGGCTGCACAAGACGAGCCAACGCGGCAGCGCTACCTCGCGCGTAGAAAGCAAGTGAGCACCAGCATGGAGAACGATGGGCTCTTCGGTGATGGTGTACGCTTCTATTCCACAATGGAAGCACGCTTCTTCGTTGTCCTTGACGAGGCGGACTTGCTCTACAACTCCCCCGATATGCGACGCACCGTAGAGCAGTTCGTGGCTACGTATCGACGTACCCGCAACCCGGTGAGCCCCCCACCGCATCGTGGCAGGCCAGCTGCGAGGAAGCGGCCAGTGacagaaaagaagagcgaaCAAGACCGCGCACGGCTGTGGATGGACTTTGCGTTTGTTGGCGCCACTGTTGCCACCTCACCTCTGCTCAACGTGTATGCTGAGCAGATCTGCGCGGAGTGTAGTAGCACCCTGCACATGCTGGCGCTCCGGTCAAACAGTGACTTTGTGTCACAGCTGAGCAACCGCTTCGTAGTGTGCGATGCCGCCAACTTCTTGCCGTATTTTGTCCAGCTGATGAACCTGCACGCGTCGAAGAAGCACTTTGTCTTTTTCAACAACTTCCGTGCTCTTCTGTTTGTGCAACGACTGCTCGCGCTTCTGTGCCAGGGGGTACGCCCACTGCTGTACATCGCGAAGGTGTTTGTGATGTATGAGGGCATGGCAGAAAGCGCCCGCATCGATCAGTACAACAAATTCCTCACTCATGTCAGTCGCAGCGACACGACTCGCAAGCCGAAGAAAGCCCTCTCGGACGCTGAGAAGAAAAATCAGGTGTTCACAAGCGGGTGGAAGCGTGACGGCACGGTGAGCATGGGCACGGGCGCCATTCTCCTCTGCACCGACATCGCTGCCTTTGGGCTGGACGTGCGGGATGTCGACTATGTCTATCACTTCGAGCCGCCGGCCACTGTGCAGTCCTACATCCACCGCGTGGGGCGCGTGGGCCGCATGGGCATGAGGGGAAGCAGTATTCTGCTCTTACCCTGCAATGCAGACTCGAACCAGATGCAGTCTTCTCGCGAGCGCAAAACAGGAAGCACGCGCTTCCACACCGTAACCAACACGAAGAACCCCACTGCAGAGCTCCATGCGCCCCGCATTAACGCTGACTCGCTTCCAGAAGAGCGTCGTGCCTACGTGGCAGAGCTCGGTAAACACAGCGTGCTGGAAGAGTACAACATCCCGCCCTTCGCTCCTATTACGTCAACTCTGCGGAATTACATCACCCAGGACGACAAAACCCTGAAGCTCGCAAAGCGCGCCGCGATATCCATGTGTGAGGATCCAGAGGACAAGGAGGGGAAAGCGTGGTTTACCCCACGTCTTGCAGTGCGCGCACTTCTCCTGGATTAG